The Pseudomonas triclosanedens genome has a window encoding:
- a CDS encoding FAD/FMN-containing dehydrogenase — translation MKRLLSGLLFLVLSVGALAQEAGPATGWTLLDQFDKPYTADADLRVMLIARDMAGSKLVKAALDGRPAGYLEARHAVFVADISRMPGAISSMFAVPAMRDYSYRVLLDREARVANRFDAQAAAVTWLQLEQGKVVATRRFDSADALRQALERDAQ, via the coding sequence GTGAAACGATTGCTGAGCGGTCTGCTGTTTCTGGTGCTGAGCGTGGGCGCACTGGCGCAGGAGGCCGGGCCCGCGACTGGCTGGACTCTGCTGGATCAGTTCGACAAGCCCTATACCGCGGATGCCGACCTGCGGGTGATGCTGATCGCTCGCGACATGGCTGGCTCGAAACTGGTCAAGGCCGCGCTGGATGGCCGCCCCGCTGGGTACCTGGAGGCACGGCACGCCGTGTTCGTGGCGGACATCAGCCGGATGCCGGGCGCCATCTCGTCGATGTTCGCGGTGCCGGCCATGCGCGACTACAGCTATCGCGTGCTGCTCGACCGTGAGGCGCGGGTGGCCAATCGTTTCGATGCCCAGGCCGCCGCCGTGACCTGGCTGCAACTGGAGCAGGGCAAGGTGGTCGCCACCCGCCGCTTCGACTCCGCCGACGCTTTGCGTCAGGCGCTGGAGCGAGACGCGCAGTGA
- the yacG gene encoding DNA gyrase inhibitor YacG, with the protein MSQPLTVECPTCGAPVEWSAKSEFRPFCSHRCKLIDLGAWAAEEHAIPGDSLEDELFSGDLDNPPRGH; encoded by the coding sequence ATGAGCCAACCCCTGACTGTGGAGTGCCCCACCTGCGGCGCGCCCGTGGAGTGGAGCGCGAAGAGCGAGTTCCGTCCCTTCTGCTCGCACCGTTGCAAGCTTATCGACCTTGGCGCCTGGGCCGCAGAAGAACACGCCATTCCAGGCGACAGCCTCGAGGACGAGCTGTTCTCCGGCGACCTCGACAACCCGCCTCGCGGACACTGA
- a CDS encoding type II secretion system F family protein codes for MAEKALKTSVFLWEGTDRKGGKIKGELSGTNQMLVKAQLRKQGINPTKVRKKGVSLFSAGKKIKPMDIALFTRQMSTMMASGVPLLQSFDIIGEGFDNPNMRKLVEEVKNEVAAGNSLANSLRKKPQYFDDLYCNLVDAGEQSGALETLLDRVATYKEKTESLKAKIKKAMTYPIAVIIVAVIVSAILLIKVVPQFQSVFSNFGAELPAFTMMVIHLSEALQEWWYIVLIGLVAFVFGFKEFHKRSEKFRDAVDRSILKLPIVGQILYKSAIARYARTLSTTFAAGVPLVEALDSVAGATGNVVFRNAVQRIKQDVSSGTQLNFSMRTTGVFPSMAIQMAAIGEESGSLDSMLGKVASYYEEEVDNAVDNLTTLMEPMIMAILGVLVGGLIIAMYLPIFQLGNVV; via the coding sequence ATGGCGGAAAAAGCATTAAAAACGAGTGTTTTCCTGTGGGAAGGCACCGATAGAAAGGGCGGGAAGATCAAAGGGGAGCTTTCCGGCACCAACCAGATGCTGGTCAAGGCCCAGCTTCGCAAGCAGGGCATCAATCCGACCAAGGTACGCAAGAAGGGGGTGTCCCTCTTCAGCGCGGGCAAGAAGATCAAGCCGATGGACATCGCCCTGTTCACCCGGCAGATGTCCACTATGATGGCCTCCGGCGTACCGTTGCTGCAGTCGTTCGACATCATTGGCGAGGGCTTCGACAACCCGAACATGCGCAAGCTGGTCGAAGAGGTCAAGAACGAGGTAGCCGCCGGTAACAGTCTGGCGAACTCGCTGCGCAAGAAGCCCCAGTATTTCGACGACCTGTATTGCAACCTGGTGGACGCGGGCGAACAGTCCGGTGCACTGGAAACGCTGCTCGACCGGGTAGCGACCTACAAGGAAAAGACCGAGTCGCTGAAGGCGAAGATCAAGAAGGCGATGACCTACCCCATTGCGGTGATCATCGTCGCCGTGATCGTTTCGGCCATCCTGCTGATCAAAGTGGTTCCCCAGTTCCAGTCGGTATTCTCCAACTTCGGCGCCGAACTTCCCGCCTTCACCATGATGGTCATTCACCTCTCCGAGGCATTGCAGGAGTGGTGGTACATCGTGCTGATCGGCCTTGTGGCGTTCGTCTTTGGATTCAAGGAATTTCACAAGCGCTCCGAGAAGTTCCGCGACGCAGTCGACCGCTCGATCCTGAAGCTGCCCATCGTCGGCCAGATTCTCTACAAGTCCGCCATCGCTCGTTATGCGCGCACGCTTTCCACGACGTTCGCCGCCGGCGTACCACTGGTGGAAGCACTGGATTCCGTGGCCGGCGCCACTGGCAACGTGGTCTTCCGCAATGCCGTCCAGCGTATCAAGCAGGACGTTTCCTCCGGTACACAACTGAACTTCTCCATGCGCACCACTGGCGTCTTCCCGAGCATGGCCATTCAGATGGCGGCTATCGGTGAAGAGTCCGGCTCGCTGGACTCGATGCTGGGCAAGGTAGCCAGCTACTACGAAGAAGAAGTCGATAACGCCGTGGATAACCTGACCACCCTGATGGAGCCCATGATCATGGCCATCCTCGGTGTGCTGGTCGGCGGCCTGATCATCGCCATGTACCTGCCGATCTTCCAACTGGGCAACGTCGTATAA
- a CDS encoding prepilin peptidase → MPVTEFLASTPLAFVLCAALLGLLVGSFLNVVIHRLPQMLKLEWQQQAREALDLPEPGPRTTYNLVLPHSQCPHCGHQIRAWENIPVLSYLALRGKCSSCKAPISKRYPLIEVACALLSGFIAWHYGFGWQAGAMLLLGWGLLAMSMIDVDHQLLPDVLVLPLLWVGLIANHFGLFTSLGDALWGAVIGYMSLWSVYWLFKLVTGKEGMGYGDFKLLAMIGAWGGWQVLPLTILLSSLVGAVLGVITLRLRNAETSTPIPFGPYLAIAGWIALLWGDQITATYLQFAGFH, encoded by the coding sequence ATGCCGGTAACAGAGTTCCTGGCCAGCACCCCGCTGGCCTTTGTTTTATGCGCCGCCCTCCTCGGTCTGCTGGTGGGCAGTTTCCTCAACGTGGTCATCCATCGCCTGCCGCAGATGCTGAAGCTGGAGTGGCAACAACAGGCCCGTGAAGCGCTGGACCTGCCTGAACCTGGACCTCGCACCACTTACAACCTGGTCCTGCCGCACTCCCAGTGCCCGCATTGCGGACACCAGATTCGCGCCTGGGAAAACATTCCGGTTCTCAGCTATCTGGCATTACGCGGCAAGTGCTCATCCTGCAAGGCACCGATCAGCAAGCGTTACCCACTGATCGAAGTTGCCTGCGCCCTGCTGTCCGGCTTCATCGCCTGGCATTACGGTTTCGGTTGGCAGGCCGGCGCGATGCTGCTGCTCGGCTGGGGGCTGCTGGCGATGAGCATGATCGATGTCGATCACCAATTGCTGCCCGATGTGCTGGTGCTGCCGCTGCTATGGGTCGGGCTGATCGCCAACCATTTCGGCCTGTTCACCAGCCTAGGCGATGCCCTGTGGGGCGCAGTGATCGGCTACATGAGCCTGTGGTCGGTGTACTGGCTGTTCAAGCTGGTCACCGGTAAGGAAGGCATGGGCTACGGCGACTTCAAGTTGCTGGCCATGATCGGCGCCTGGGGCGGCTGGCAAGTACTGCCGCTGACCATCCTGCTGTCGTCGCTGGTGGGTGCGGTGCTGGGGGTGATCACCCTGCGACTGCGCAACGCGGAAACCAGTACGCCGATCCCCTTTGGCCCCTATCTGGCCATCGCCGGCTGGATTGCGCTGCTCTGGGGTGATCAAATAACCGCGACCTATCTGCAGTTCGCCGGTTTCCACTAG
- the coaE gene encoding dephospho-CoA kinase (Dephospho-CoA kinase (CoaE) performs the final step in coenzyme A biosynthesis.), whose translation MKPWILGLTGGIGSGKSAAAEHFSTLGIHMVDADHAARWVVEPGRPALAKIVDRFGEGVLLPDGQLNRGALRERIFQSEDERRWLERLLHPLIGEEIVANLARAESPYAILVSPLLVESGQHRLTQRVLVVDTPEHLQLERTMRRDSVSEGQVRAILKAQAAREDRIKHAHDVLLNDGDLEHLHQQVERLHQFYLGLRGGQP comes from the coding sequence ATGAAACCCTGGATCCTGGGCCTCACCGGCGGCATCGGTAGCGGCAAGAGCGCCGCCGCCGAACACTTTTCCACGCTGGGTATCCACATGGTGGATGCCGACCACGCCGCACGTTGGGTGGTCGAACCCGGCCGCCCGGCCCTCGCGAAGATCGTGGATCGCTTCGGCGAAGGCGTGCTGCTGCCAGACGGCCAACTCAACCGTGGGGCACTGCGCGAGCGCATTTTCCAGTCCGAAGATGAGCGGCGCTGGCTCGAACGGCTGTTGCACCCGCTGATCGGCGAGGAGATCGTCGCCAACCTCGCCCGGGCGGAATCGCCCTACGCCATTCTGGTGTCGCCGCTACTGGTGGAGTCCGGGCAGCATCGGCTGACCCAGCGCGTCCTGGTGGTGGATACCCCGGAGCACCTGCAACTGGAACGCACCATGCGCCGGGATTCGGTGTCCGAAGGACAGGTCCGCGCGATTCTCAAGGCACAGGCCGCTCGCGAAGACCGAATCAAGCACGCGCATGACGTGCTGCTCAACGATGGCGACCTCGAACACCTGCACCAGCAGGTCGAGCGTCTGCATCAGTTCTATCTAGGCCTGCGTGGAGGACAACCATGA
- a CDS encoding DUF1780 domain-containing protein, giving the protein MNESDYLRLLTRQAEQANDFLSNARKWERECWACRRLLQALKVPYRQEDFIAPRQQPPDVLFREASFEVFFVLDQGRRLNEEWKDELLRRRTAQSINQLIRREQRPRRIPCAELQARLAPTLRKKAHNYSERGIDPRELDLLAFVSLKRETPDFNTPFPPPTEFLRQGWRSLSVVGPTYARVLFAHSDAPDFLRGNLGRTVLLDMGVGL; this is encoded by the coding sequence ATGAACGAATCAGACTATCTGCGCCTGCTGACACGCCAGGCGGAACAAGCCAACGACTTCCTCTCCAACGCCCGCAAGTGGGAACGGGAGTGCTGGGCGTGCCGGCGCCTGTTGCAGGCGCTGAAGGTTCCGTATCGGCAGGAGGACTTCATCGCGCCGAGGCAGCAGCCGCCGGACGTACTGTTTCGCGAGGCCAGCTTCGAGGTGTTCTTCGTCCTCGACCAGGGCCGCCGACTCAACGAGGAGTGGAAGGATGAACTGCTGCGCCGACGCACGGCCCAGAGCATCAACCAGTTGATCCGCCGCGAGCAGCGCCCACGCCGCATCCCCTGTGCAGAGCTGCAGGCGCGTCTTGCGCCGACGCTGCGGAAGAAGGCACACAACTACAGCGAGCGCGGCATCGACCCGCGCGAACTGGACCTGCTCGCCTTCGTCAGCCTCAAGCGCGAAACGCCGGACTTCAATACCCCCTTTCCGCCGCCAACGGAGTTCCTGCGCCAGGGTTGGCGCTCGCTCTCGGTGGTGGGCCCGACCTACGCCCGAGTCCTGTTCGCCCATAGCGACGCCCCCGACTTCCTGCGTGGCAATCTTGGCCGCACCGTGCTGCTCGACATGGGGGTCGGACTATGA
- a CDS encoding energy-coupling factor ABC transporter permease → MITAQLLSAETLELGWAIYLPLVALAAWRAPWLELISDFRRQHLVFGTMLALFLLWLVRRDFASGVSFHFIGMTAVTLLLDWPLAILVGVVAQIGLCAIGRQDWAALGINGVLLVLIPVLITEVAAMFVERRQPRNLFVYIFCSGFFPAALAALCSLLLGLGLLWMDGLFPMPPWIEDFIGYLWLIMFPEAFINGTIVTGLVVFYPDWLETFNRTRYLQAPWKDDDESR, encoded by the coding sequence GTGATCACCGCGCAACTGCTTTCCGCAGAGACTCTGGAGCTCGGCTGGGCGATCTATCTGCCGCTGGTGGCATTGGCTGCCTGGCGTGCGCCCTGGCTGGAGCTGATCAGCGATTTCCGTCGGCAGCATCTGGTATTCGGCACCATGCTGGCGTTGTTCCTGCTGTGGCTCGTGCGTCGGGATTTCGCCTCGGGGGTGTCCTTCCACTTCATTGGCATGACGGCCGTAACATTGTTGCTGGACTGGCCGCTGGCGATCCTGGTGGGGGTGGTGGCGCAGATCGGTTTGTGCGCCATCGGCCGGCAGGATTGGGCGGCGCTAGGGATCAACGGTGTGCTGCTGGTGTTGATTCCGGTACTCATCACGGAAGTGGCGGCAATGTTCGTCGAGCGTCGACAGCCGCGAAACCTGTTCGTCTATATCTTCTGCTCGGGGTTCTTTCCGGCGGCGTTGGCTGCGCTGTGCAGCCTGTTGCTGGGGCTGGGATTGCTATGGATGGATGGCCTGTTCCCTATGCCGCCCTGGATCGAGGACTTCATTGGCTACCTGTGGCTGATCATGTTTCCAGAGGCGTTCATCAATGGGACCATCGTCACCGGGCTGGTGGTCTTCTATCCCGACTGGCTGGAAACGTTCAATCGCACCCGCTATCTCCAGGCGCCGTGGAAGGATGACGATGAGTCGCGGTGA
- the cyoE gene encoding heme o synthase, translating into MKLKRYLLVAKPGIIFGNLIAVAGGYFLAARGSVDPMLLLATVIGLSLVVASGCVFNNCIDRDIDRFMERTRSRVTVTGQISLKAALAHGVVLGVAGFGLLAWKTNVQATLLAAFGFFVYVVLYSLWLKRSSVYGTLIGSLSGAMPPVVGYCAASGHFDMGAAVLLLIFCLWQMPHSYAIAIFRLNDYRAAGIPVLPVERGIEATKKQILYYVVAFGLATLLLTVTGFAGYGYLVVALAVSAWWLFIAVKGFSAEDDRRWARQLFAFSIIAISVLSLMMSIDFQAIPAQSMLAAL; encoded by the coding sequence GTGAAACTCAAGCGTTATCTCCTGGTGGCCAAGCCGGGCATCATCTTCGGCAACCTGATCGCGGTGGCGGGGGGATACTTCCTCGCCGCTCGCGGCAGCGTTGACCCGATGCTGCTGCTAGCCACCGTGATCGGCCTGTCCCTGGTCGTTGCCAGTGGTTGTGTATTCAACAACTGCATCGACCGCGACATCGATCGCTTCATGGAGCGAACCCGCAGCCGTGTCACCGTGACCGGGCAGATCTCGCTGAAGGCCGCGCTGGCCCACGGCGTGGTTCTCGGCGTGGCAGGCTTCGGCCTGCTGGCGTGGAAGACCAACGTGCAGGCGACTCTGCTCGCCGCCTTCGGCTTCTTTGTCTACGTCGTGCTCTACAGCCTCTGGCTCAAGCGCAGTTCGGTCTACGGCACGCTGATCGGCAGTCTCTCCGGAGCCATGCCGCCAGTGGTGGGCTACTGCGCCGCCAGCGGTCACTTCGACATGGGCGCGGCGGTGCTGCTGCTGATCTTCTGCCTCTGGCAGATGCCGCACAGCTACGCCATCGCGATCTTCCGCCTCAACGACTACCGCGCCGCCGGGATTCCCGTGCTGCCGGTGGAGCGGGGCATCGAAGCGACCAAGAAGCAGATCCTCTACTACGTCGTGGCCTTCGGCCTGGCGACGCTGCTGCTGACAGTGACCGGCTTTGCCGGCTACGGTTACCTGGTGGTGGCGCTGGCGGTCAGCGCCTGGTGGCTGTTCATCGCGGTGAAAGGCTTCAGTGCTGAAGACGACCGCCGCTGGGCCCGCCAGTTGTTCGCCTTCTCCATCATCGCGATCAGCGTGCTGAGCCTGATGATGTCCATCGACTTCCAGGCCATCCCGGCCCAGTCGATGCTGGCGGCGCTGTAA
- a CDS encoding DUF3094 family protein, which produces MPSRLSPEDQQKVEQYLSSPIHQVERKPFKPWLMMGGLLLVVVALGLLSRLLAYLA; this is translated from the coding sequence ATGCCCAGTCGCCTGAGCCCCGAAGACCAGCAGAAAGTCGAGCAATACCTCAGCTCCCCGATCCATCAGGTCGAACGCAAGCCGTTCAAGCCCTGGCTGATGATGGGGGGATTGCTATTGGTGGTAGTTGCCCTGGGCTTGCTGAGCCGCCTCCTGGCCTACCTTGCGTGA
- a CDS encoding NAD(P)/FAD-dependent oxidoreductase gives MSHRIVIVGGGAGGLELATRLGRTLGKKGKARITLVDANLTHIWKPLLHEVAAGSLNSSEDELNYVAQAKWNHFEFQLGRLDGLDRANRRIQLAATLDEQGEELVPARSLDYDTLVLAIGSTTNDFGTVGAADHCIFLDTREQAERFHKLLLTHYLRAHAGQDKDDQISVAIVGAGATGVELSAELHHAAQELSAYGLTGIQPQNMRITLIEAGPRVLPALPERISRPVHQTLEKLGVRVLTGAAVKEVTADGLRTATGEVIPASLKVWAAGIRAPSLLKEIDGLESNRINQLVVRPTLQTTRDDDIFAFGDCAACPLGDGSERTVPPRAQAAHQQASLLARSLAARLDGKPLPEYHYTDYGSLISLSRFSAVGNLMGNLMGSVKLEGWLARMFYVSLYRMHQVALYGPFRTALLMIADRIGRSTEPRLKLH, from the coding sequence ATGTCCCATCGTATCGTGATCGTCGGCGGCGGCGCCGGCGGGCTGGAGCTCGCGACCCGTCTCGGCCGCACCCTGGGTAAAAAGGGCAAGGCGCGCATTACGCTCGTTGACGCCAACCTCACCCACATCTGGAAACCCCTGCTGCACGAAGTCGCCGCCGGCTCGCTCAATTCCTCGGAAGATGAGCTGAACTACGTCGCCCAGGCGAAATGGAACCACTTCGAGTTCCAGCTCGGTCGCCTCGACGGCCTCGACCGCGCCAACCGCCGCATCCAGCTGGCCGCCACGCTCGACGAACAGGGCGAGGAACTGGTGCCGGCGCGCAGCCTGGACTACGACACACTGGTCCTGGCCATCGGCAGCACCACCAATGACTTCGGCACCGTGGGCGCCGCGGACCACTGCATCTTCCTCGATACCCGCGAACAGGCCGAGCGCTTCCACAAGCTGCTGCTGACCCACTACCTGCGCGCCCACGCCGGGCAGGACAAGGACGACCAGATCAGCGTCGCCATCGTCGGCGCCGGCGCCACCGGGGTCGAGCTGTCCGCCGAGCTGCACCATGCAGCGCAAGAGCTGTCGGCCTACGGCCTTACCGGTATCCAGCCGCAGAACATGCGCATCACCCTGATCGAGGCCGGCCCGCGCGTGCTGCCGGCGCTGCCCGAGCGCATCAGCCGCCCGGTGCACCAGACGCTGGAAAAACTCGGCGTGCGTGTACTCACCGGCGCGGCCGTCAAGGAAGTCACCGCGGACGGCCTGCGCACCGCAACCGGCGAAGTGATCCCGGCAAGCCTGAAGGTCTGGGCCGCCGGCATCCGCGCACCGAGCCTGTTGAAGGAAATCGACGGGCTGGAAAGCAACCGCATCAACCAGCTCGTGGTGCGCCCGACGCTGCAGACGACCCGCGACGACGACATCTTCGCCTTTGGTGACTGCGCCGCCTGCCCGCTCGGCGATGGCAGCGAGCGCACCGTTCCGCCACGCGCCCAGGCCGCACACCAGCAGGCATCGCTGCTGGCCAGGTCGCTTGCCGCGCGCCTGGATGGCAAGCCACTGCCGGAGTATCACTACACCGACTACGGTTCGCTGATCTCGCTGTCGCGTTTCAGCGCCGTAGGCAACCTGATGGGCAATCTGATGGGCAGCGTGAAGCTGGAAGGCTGGTTGGCGCGGATGTTCTATGTGTCGCTGTACCGCATGCACCAGGTGGCGCTGTACGGGCCGTTCCGCACCGCGCTGCTGATGATCGCGGACCGCATCGGGCGCAGTACCGAGCCACGCTTGAAGCTGCATTGA
- a CDS encoding BRO-N domain-containing protein produces the protein MPEEFLIPTEFIRHKRLLRAVLLEDQCWFCAHDLGRLIGSPYLAERIERNLDDDQFRCAWVRDGCGDYVDELLISESAVYAALIHYFHPENRSIRQWLTLHVIPTLRDQHRSGLGEPRREMLRAATQTLSVLKWQGVTWVPYQHWPELTAGPLGTT, from the coding sequence ATGCCTGAAGAGTTCCTTATCCCCACCGAATTCATCCGCCACAAACGCCTGCTGCGCGCCGTGCTGCTAGAGGACCAATGCTGGTTCTGCGCCCACGACCTGGGCCGGCTGATCGGCTCGCCCTACCTGGCCGAGCGCATCGAACGCAACCTGGACGACGACCAGTTCCGCTGCGCCTGGGTGCGCGATGGTTGCGGCGATTACGTCGATGAGCTGCTCATCAGTGAGTCGGCGGTTTACGCGGCGCTGATTCACTACTTCCACCCGGAAAATCGCAGCATCCGGCAATGGTTGACGCTACATGTGATCCCGACGTTGCGCGATCAGCACCGCAGCGGCCTTGGCGAGCCGCGCCGGGAAATGCTGCGGGCGGCGACGCAGACGTTGTCGGTGTTGAAATGGCAGGGCGTGACCTGGGTGCCTTACCAGCATTGGCCCGAGCTGACTGCCGGGCCGCTAGGCACGACGTAG